A single region of the Dehalococcoides mccartyi genome encodes:
- a CDS encoding zinc ribbon domain-containing protein, protein MPIYEYSCSKCNKVFELMRPRSESSLSATCPVCNAESPRIVSDFTHGVAFSKDAPESRKDSANEKMWISQQKVEENKIKNPDPLKKWREEREKSCGKGPEAWVEYAKQEEAKVQKVKDYGTGFTGREV, encoded by the coding sequence ATGCCAATCTACGAATATTCATGTTCAAAGTGCAATAAAGTCTTTGAACTTATGAGACCGCGGAGTGAGTCCAGCTTGTCAGCCACTTGCCCTGTTTGTAATGCGGAATCTCCCCGCATTGTTTCAGATTTTACCCATGGCGTAGCTTTTTCCAAAGATGCACCTGAATCCCGCAAGGATTCTGCCAATGAAAAAATGTGGATTTCTCAGCAAAAAGTCGAAGAAAATAAAATCAAAAATCCTGACCCCCTAAAGAAATGGCGTGAAGAACGCGAAAAGTCCTGTGGAAAAGGACCTGAAGCATGGGTGGAATATGCCAAACAGGAAGAAGCTAAAGTACAGAAAGTTAAAGATTACGGTACCGGATTTACCGGCCGCGAAGTATAA
- a CDS encoding SDR family NAD(P)-dependent oxidoreductase codes for MMTVAELFDLKGKVAIVTGGAMGIGKGISMRLAEAGASIMIPDLNLEVAQKTAAEIQSMGGKAAAVQADVSNISDAQKVIDTTLKEFGDLDIMVNNAGIYRFMPAIDMTEAMWDKTLGINLKGLMFFSQAAAKAMIAAKHGGKIINIASIDGFRPTGNLAHYDASKGGVVMLTKAMAQEWAPHGILVNAVAPGGINTPGAAALMPSGNMSAEQLMELSKSFVAKLPLKRMGEPDDIGKVVLFLASAAADYMVGSVIIADGGALLV; via the coding sequence ATGATGACCGTAGCCGAGTTATTTGACCTAAAAGGCAAAGTTGCTATCGTAACCGGTGGTGCAATGGGTATTGGGAAAGGTATTTCCATGCGTTTGGCCGAAGCAGGTGCCAGTATAATGATTCCGGACCTGAACCTTGAAGTGGCTCAGAAAACAGCAGCTGAAATTCAGTCTATGGGCGGCAAAGCTGCAGCAGTTCAGGCTGATGTAAGCAACATCAGTGACGCTCAAAAAGTTATAGATACCACCCTGAAGGAATTTGGTGATCTGGATATTATGGTGAATAATGCCGGTATTTACCGCTTTATGCCTGCCATAGATATGACCGAGGCCATGTGGGATAAAACTCTTGGTATAAATCTTAAGGGGCTTATGTTCTTCTCACAGGCAGCCGCTAAGGCCATGATAGCGGCGAAACACGGCGGTAAGATAATAAACATTGCATCTATAGATGGCTTCCGCCCTACCGGTAATTTAGCGCATTATGACGCATCCAAGGGCGGGGTAGTTATGCTTACCAAAGCTATGGCTCAGGAATGGGCACCTCATGGCATACTGGTGAATGCCGTTGCACCTGGCGGTATAAACACCCCCGGTGCAGCCGCTTTAATGCCAAGCGGAAATATGTCAGCCGAACAGTTGATGGAGTTATCTAAATCATTTGTGGCAAAACTGCCGCTCAAACGGATGGGTGAACCGGATGACATTGGAAAAGTAGTCCTTTTCCTGGCAAGTGCGGCGGCAGATTATATGGTGGGAAGTGTTATTATAGCTGACGGCGGAGCTCTGCTGGTTTAA
- the hflX gene encoding GTPase HflX has product MEGVINKTVVNNVIIQPERAVLAAVDTNNNSNWAIEDSLDELSQLVLTAGAAVVGRIIQKLHAPARNSYLGKGKLDELVGMKKELNYNLVIFDDELSPIQQRLLEEALGVKVIDRVALILDIFAKHANTREGQLQVELAQMQYLLPRLAGQWSHLERLGGGIGTRGPGESQLETDKRIIRTKIRSLQDHLDEVTTHRDLYRERRRMRGVPVVSLVGYTNSGKSSLLNAVAKTDVLAENKLFATLDPTTRRLYINGLGNVLLTDTVGFIRKLPPAIVKAFRATLEEINQADLLVHVVDITAKNAVEQCQTVEKILADMGVADKPRLTVMNKIDLKLDGGRNWTEDEALNLLKAECPVAENTVLISAAKRWGLMEFTRMLKEKLLGIGFNPGYAVYDEIGGKKER; this is encoded by the coding sequence ATGGAGGGTGTCATTAATAAAACAGTTGTAAATAATGTGATAATCCAGCCGGAAAGAGCTGTCTTAGCGGCTGTAGATACCAATAATAACTCAAATTGGGCTATAGAAGACTCGCTTGATGAATTATCCCAGCTGGTGCTTACTGCTGGTGCAGCGGTAGTAGGCCGTATAATTCAGAAGCTTCATGCACCAGCCCGCAATTCATACTTGGGAAAAGGTAAGCTGGATGAGCTTGTGGGGATGAAAAAAGAGCTTAACTATAATCTGGTCATTTTTGATGATGAGCTTTCACCTATTCAGCAGAGACTATTGGAGGAAGCGCTGGGCGTAAAGGTAATAGATAGGGTGGCACTTATACTGGATATATTTGCCAAACATGCTAATACCCGTGAAGGCCAGCTTCAGGTTGAACTGGCACAGATGCAGTATTTGTTGCCAAGACTAGCAGGTCAGTGGAGTCATCTTGAAAGATTGGGTGGTGGAATAGGAACTAGAGGGCCGGGTGAATCCCAGCTTGAAACAGATAAACGCATAATTCGCACTAAAATACGCAGTTTGCAGGATCATCTGGACGAAGTGACAACTCACCGTGATTTGTACCGTGAAAGAAGGCGTATGCGGGGTGTGCCGGTGGTTTCATTGGTTGGCTATACCAATAGCGGGAAAAGCAGCCTCTTAAATGCGGTTGCCAAAACAGATGTATTAGCTGAAAACAAACTTTTTGCTACCCTTGATCCGACTACCAGGAGGTTGTATATAAACGGGCTGGGAAATGTACTCTTGACTGATACAGTGGGTTTTATACGCAAATTACCTCCTGCTATCGTAAAAGCTTTCCGGGCTACACTTGAAGAAATAAATCAAGCTGATTTATTGGTGCATGTAGTTGACATAACTGCGAAGAATGCTGTTGAGCAGTGTCAAACAGTGGAAAAGATACTGGCCGATATGGGTGTGGCTGATAAACCCCGTCTGACAGTTATGAATAAGATAGACCTGAAGCTGGATGGCGGACGTAATTGGACTGAAGATGAAGCCTTGAATTTACTGAAAGCAGAGTGTCCGGTGGCGGAAAATACGGTGCTTATCTCAGCCGCAAAACGCTGGGGCTTGATGGAATTTACCCGCATGCTGAAAGAAAAACTGCTTGGTATTGGTTTTAATCCAGGGTATGCGGTTTATGATGAAATTGGGGGAAAGAAAGAGCGGTAA
- a CDS encoding LL-diaminopimelate aminotransferase, translating into MKLSKRIENLPPYLFVQISKKIAEKRAKGEEVISFAIGDPDLPTPKHILAELCKAAEDPSNHRYPETEGMPVLRKAMAEWYEKRFGVKLNPDTEILPLIGSKEGIGHAAWCFLDPGDIALVPNPAYPVYAICSQLAGADVFNMPLNKENNFLPDFNTIPEDILLKAKVLWINYPNNPTGAVADLDFFKKAADFAAKHNLAVCHDGPYSEIAFDGYKPVSFLEAEGAKDVGIEFHSLSKSYNMTGWRIGMAVGNAKMIDALRRFKSNLDSGIPQAIQLMAITALKGSQEVINHNCAVYQRRRDRLVKALHNIGMEVTAPKASLYIWAPVPEGYTSASFATELLDKTGVVVTPGTGYGTAGEGYIRLSLTVPDEQLEKGITKLSGYKRNTFS; encoded by the coding sequence ATGAAATTGTCTAAACGAATTGAAAATCTGCCGCCATATCTTTTTGTCCAGATAAGCAAAAAGATAGCTGAGAAACGCGCCAAAGGAGAGGAAGTAATCAGTTTTGCTATTGGCGATCCTGATTTACCCACTCCGAAACACATTCTGGCAGAGCTTTGTAAAGCGGCAGAAGATCCATCTAACCACCGTTACCCTGAAACAGAGGGAATGCCGGTGCTGCGTAAAGCTATGGCAGAGTGGTATGAAAAAAGGTTCGGTGTAAAACTAAACCCTGACACCGAAATATTGCCATTAATTGGCTCTAAAGAGGGTATAGGGCATGCCGCATGGTGTTTTCTTGACCCCGGGGATATTGCACTCGTACCTAACCCGGCTTATCCTGTATATGCCATCTGCAGTCAACTGGCAGGTGCAGATGTGTTTAATATGCCTCTTAACAAAGAAAATAACTTCCTGCCTGACTTTAACACCATACCGGAAGATATCCTTTTAAAAGCCAAAGTACTCTGGATTAACTATCCTAACAATCCTACCGGTGCAGTGGCAGACTTGGACTTCTTTAAGAAAGCAGCGGATTTTGCCGCCAAACACAATCTGGCAGTTTGCCATGACGGACCTTATTCTGAAATAGCTTTTGACGGCTACAAGCCTGTAAGTTTCCTTGAAGCCGAAGGTGCTAAAGATGTAGGAATTGAGTTTCATTCACTCTCCAAAAGCTATAACATGACCGGCTGGCGTATTGGTATGGCTGTTGGTAATGCCAAAATGATAGACGCTTTAAGACGTTTTAAATCCAACCTTGACTCAGGCATACCCCAGGCTATCCAGCTGATGGCTATTACGGCTTTGAAAGGCTCACAAGAAGTCATAAACCATAATTGTGCTGTATATCAACGCCGCCGTGACCGCCTGGTGAAAGCACTACACAATATAGGCATGGAGGTTACAGCCCCCAAAGCCAGTTTATATATCTGGGCACCGGTACCCGAAGGCTATACATCCGCCAGCTTTGCTACTGAACTTCTGGATAAAACCGGTGTAGTCGTTACTCCAGGCACAGGTTATGGGACTGCCGGCGAAGGCTATATAAGATTATCTTTGACCGTACCTGATGAACAGCTCGAAAAGGGTATCACCAAATTGTCCGGCTACAAAAGAAACACTTTTAGTTGA
- the dapF gene encoding diaminopimelate epimerase, whose translation MKFTKLQSVGNDFVLVDPQGEERDWPKLALHMCHRHFGAGADGLMLLLPSAKADFRMRIFNADGSEAEICGNGLRCLIHYIAANKLIGSRDELSIETLAGIRHAQIFKDGRIRTTMGKPMFEAHQIPVAAEPDPKHYSGQLISDFPLNINNRRVLVSLVSMGNPHAIHFCTKPVEEFPLGEVGSLVETHKAFPKRTNFEVANILDTEHIKVRVWERGVGETLGCGSGASAVAVAAQILGYVGKFVYIKLPGGTLGVEWDGHDDVCLTGKAEIIYTGEWLKDEIV comes from the coding sequence ATGAAATTCACTAAACTGCAAAGTGTTGGCAATGACTTTGTTCTGGTAGACCCGCAAGGCGAAGAACGGGATTGGCCAAAACTGGCACTCCATATGTGCCACCGTCATTTCGGTGCCGGTGCTGACGGGCTGATGTTGCTTTTGCCTTCAGCAAAAGCAGATTTCCGCATGCGAATTTTTAATGCGGATGGCTCTGAGGCAGAAATCTGCGGTAATGGTTTGCGCTGTCTTATTCATTATATAGCCGCCAACAAATTGATTGGCAGCAGAGATGAACTTAGCATTGAGACTCTAGCCGGTATACGGCATGCTCAAATATTTAAAGATGGACGCATACGCACCACCATGGGCAAACCTATGTTTGAAGCCCATCAGATACCTGTTGCCGCTGAACCAGACCCTAAACACTACAGCGGACAACTTATTTCTGATTTTCCGTTAAATATCAATAACCGCCGGGTACTGGTTTCACTGGTATCCATGGGAAACCCGCACGCTATCCATTTTTGCACTAAACCGGTAGAAGAATTCCCGCTGGGAGAAGTGGGCTCATTGGTTGAAACCCACAAGGCATTCCCCAAACGCACCAATTTCGAAGTTGCAAATATCCTTGATACCGAACATATAAAAGTACGGGTTTGGGAACGAGGGGTAGGGGAAACTCTGGGTTGCGGCAGCGGTGCTTCTGCAGTAGCGGTTGCTGCGCAGATACTGGGATATGTCGGTAAGTTTGTTTACATAAAGTTGCCGGGCGGAACACTCGGCGTTGAATGGGATGGGCATGATGATGTCTGTCTTACCGGAAAAGCTGAAATCATATATACGGGAGAATGGTTGAAAGATGAAATTGTCTAA
- the miaA gene encoding tRNA (adenosine(37)-N6)-dimethylallyltransferase MiaA: protein MSIIDNTASAKASNSPVAPLLVILGNTGSGKSALALKLAKEIPAGIINADSRQIYSHMDIATAKPTLSEMLEIPHFLYSFIQPDQSFNLAEYQTLAYQAIDSLHNQTRLPILVGGSGQYLKAVLEGWSIPQIAPDETLRAALFEKAEKEGGEALFADLEEKDPQAASKIDSRNIRRVIRALEVIYKTGGKFSELQTKNPPPYRILKIGIHIPREELYRTVDLRIEKMLEQGLEAEVRFLLEKGYKANLPSMSGIGYRQIAKHIEGGISLAEAIEQMKYETHRLIRQQNTYFRLTDADIHWITLEESRSNNIIRLVRDFLAAEDKYEIH, encoded by the coding sequence ATGAGCATAATTGATAATACCGCCAGTGCAAAAGCCTCAAATTCGCCTGTAGCGCCTTTACTGGTTATTCTGGGCAACACCGGCTCAGGGAAAAGCGCTCTGGCGCTGAAACTGGCAAAGGAAATTCCCGCCGGCATAATCAACGCGGATAGCCGCCAGATATATTCCCATATGGATATTGCCACAGCCAAACCAACTCTATCAGAAATGTTAGAAATACCGCACTTTCTTTATAGTTTCATTCAACCTGACCAGTCTTTCAATCTGGCAGAATACCAGACGCTTGCCTATCAGGCTATAGATAGTCTCCATAACCAAACCCGTTTGCCGATACTGGTAGGGGGGAGCGGACAATACCTGAAGGCAGTACTTGAGGGCTGGAGTATTCCCCAAATAGCCCCTGATGAAACTTTGCGTGCCGCTTTATTTGAAAAAGCAGAAAAAGAAGGCGGAGAAGCCCTTTTTGCAGACCTTGAAGAAAAAGACCCGCAGGCTGCTTCAAAAATAGACTCACGTAATATCCGCCGGGTTATACGGGCATTGGAGGTTATCTACAAAACCGGCGGAAAATTTTCCGAGCTCCAAACAAAAAACCCGCCACCTTACAGGATACTTAAAATAGGTATACATATACCCCGCGAAGAACTTTACCGCACCGTTGACTTGCGGATAGAAAAAATGTTAGAACAAGGTCTGGAAGCGGAAGTTCGCTTTTTGCTGGAAAAAGGATATAAGGCTAATCTACCGTCTATGTCGGGCATAGGCTACCGCCAGATAGCCAAACATATCGAGGGCGGTATCAGCCTGGCAGAGGCAATAGAACAGATGAAATATGAAACCCACCGCCTTATCCGCCAGCAAAATACTTATTTCCGTCTGACAGATGCCGATATACACTGGATAACACTGGAAGAAAGCCGAAGTAACAACATTATCCGGCTGGTCCGTGATTTTCTGGCTGCGGAGGATAAATATGAAATTCACTAA
- the tpiA gene encoding triose-phosphate isomerase gives MRQIIIAGNWKMNTTLSEACILVQSMKGELETIDGIEKIVCPPFISLSHIKTILENSSIKLGAQNLFYEEKGAYTGEISPLMLKELCQYVIIGHSERREYFGETGQVVNQKIKAAIQAGILPIVCVGEKLEENEKGQTRQVLETQLKEALNGLSLSSIIIAYEPIWAIGTGKAATASAANAAICYIRKVLSEILGNTAARKASILYGGSVNEKNTAELLSQSDIDGALVGGASLNADSFISICRQAAAISK, from the coding sequence ATGAGGCAGATTATTATTGCCGGTAACTGGAAAATGAATACCACTCTTTCCGAAGCTTGTATACTCGTACAAAGCATGAAAGGTGAACTTGAAACGATAGACGGCATTGAAAAAATAGTCTGCCCGCCTTTTATATCCTTGAGTCACATAAAAACCATACTAGAAAATAGCAGCATCAAGCTGGGTGCCCAAAACCTTTTCTACGAAGAAAAAGGGGCATATACAGGTGAAATATCCCCCTTGATGCTGAAAGAGCTCTGCCAATACGTGATTATAGGCCACTCTGAAAGACGGGAATATTTCGGTGAAACAGGACAGGTTGTCAACCAAAAAATAAAAGCCGCTATTCAGGCTGGCATACTTCCGATAGTATGTGTGGGTGAAAAACTCGAAGAAAATGAGAAGGGCCAAACCCGCCAAGTATTGGAAACTCAGCTAAAAGAGGCTTTGAATGGGCTTAGCCTGAGCAGTATCATAATAGCTTATGAACCCATTTGGGCTATAGGCACCGGCAAGGCTGCCACCGCTTCAGCAGCCAATGCGGCAATCTGTTATATACGTAAGGTGTTAAGTGAAATTCTGGGGAACACTGCAGCCCGAAAAGCTTCCATACTCTATGGAGGCAGTGTAAATGAAAAAAATACCGCCGAACTCCTCTCTCAGTCAGATATTGACGGGGCACTGGTAGGCGGAGCTTCATTGAATGCTGATTCTTTTATAAGCATTTGCCGCCAAGCCGCCGCTATTTCAAAATAA
- a CDS encoding 2,3-bisphosphoglycerate-independent phosphoglycerate mutase: MNKINLVSQLSQTTPSKIVLLVIDGLGGLPHPESGQTELETARTPNLDELARKSICGMANPVGAGIIPGSAPGHLALFGYDPVDCLIGRGVLEALGIDFDLKLGDVATRGNFCTVDEKGLICDRRAGRVSSAVSAKLCTLLDGQEFEGVKVIVKPVKDHRLVVVFRGSGLSEKVTDSDPQKLGAAPKEITHLSENARLMAKVANQFLQFAAKTLKDHAPANMILLRGFSEKPCFATMNEIYKLKTAAIASYPMYRGLSKVVGMDVLSTGPTLDDEIATYKANFEKYDFFFIHVKATDAAGEDGDFERKVKALENLDQVLPEILALQPDVIAVSGDHSTPAVIEGHSWHEVPVLIYSKYCRPDKVCRFSETDCLQGGLGHIPARDIMPLAMANALKLGKFGA; the protein is encoded by the coding sequence ATGAATAAAATAAATCTTGTCAGCCAGCTTTCGCAGACTACTCCCAGCAAGATTGTACTGCTGGTGATAGACGGACTGGGAGGATTACCTCACCCTGAAAGCGGGCAGACCGAACTTGAGACAGCCCGAACACCTAATTTGGATGAATTAGCCCGTAAAAGCATTTGCGGCATGGCAAACCCGGTTGGAGCCGGTATAATCCCCGGCAGTGCCCCCGGTCATCTGGCACTCTTTGGCTATGATCCGGTTGATTGCCTTATAGGACGGGGTGTGCTGGAAGCACTGGGAATAGATTTTGACCTGAAACTGGGAGACGTGGCAACACGCGGTAACTTCTGCACTGTAGATGAGAAAGGGCTGATTTGTGACCGCAGAGCGGGACGGGTTTCAAGCGCGGTCAGTGCCAAACTTTGTACTCTTCTGGACGGACAGGAATTTGAGGGTGTCAAGGTAATTGTAAAACCGGTAAAAGACCACCGTCTGGTAGTTGTATTCAGGGGGAGCGGATTATCTGAAAAGGTGACTGATTCGGATCCCCAAAAACTGGGGGCTGCCCCCAAAGAGATTACACACTTATCTGAAAATGCCCGGCTAATGGCAAAAGTTGCAAACCAATTCTTACAATTTGCAGCTAAAACACTCAAAGACCATGCACCAGCCAATATGATACTACTGCGGGGATTTTCAGAAAAACCCTGCTTCGCCACTATGAACGAGATTTATAAGCTTAAGACGGCCGCTATTGCCAGTTACCCTATGTACAGGGGACTTTCCAAAGTAGTGGGCATGGATGTGTTATCCACAGGCCCAACCTTAGATGATGAAATAGCCACTTACAAAGCAAACTTTGAAAAATACGACTTTTTCTTTATCCATGTGAAAGCCACAGATGCCGCCGGTGAAGACGGTGACTTTGAACGCAAAGTGAAAGCATTAGAAAACTTGGATCAGGTACTGCCTGAAATACTAGCCTTACAGCCGGATGTAATAGCCGTAAGCGGTGACCATTCCACCCCGGCTGTTATAGAGGGGCATAGCTGGCATGAAGTACCGGTGCTTATTTATTCTAAATACTGCCGCCCTGACAAAGTTTGCAGGTTTTCCGAAACGGATTGTCTGCAGGGTGGACTGGGGCATATACCTGCCAGGGATATTATGCCTCTAGCCATGGCTAATGCCCTTAAACTCGGCAAATTCGGAGCCTAG
- a CDS encoding phosphoglycerate kinase: MENLTIRDLDFSGKKALVRVDFNVPINEETGGINDDSRIRAAIPTIDYLLDHQAKVILCSHLGRPDGEVVESMRLAPVAKRLSEILRQEVFTVSDCIGDEVIAKVNSLEDSQVLLLENLRFHPEEEANDPVFAKKLANLADIYVDDAFGTAHRKHASIVGVAKYLPAVAGLLLEKELHALGKVLEHPPRPFMILLGGAKVSDKVGMLENVMDKVDTILIGGGMAATFLKAQGLEIGDSLIDDSLDTAKMLIDKAKSKNVKIILPDDVLVTFDKIGPEAKAENVSVENIPHTAKIVDIGLLTITHFTKHLEKCKTVFWNGPMGIYEIPQFSEGTRAMVNTMTRLHGTTIIGGGSTAEIVTELNIASKMSFVSTGGGASLKFLSGEKLPGVEVLAKKNE; encoded by the coding sequence ATGGAAAACTTAACAATCAGAGATTTAGATTTCTCTGGTAAAAAAGCTCTGGTGAGAGTGGACTTTAACGTCCCTATAAATGAAGAGACTGGCGGTATCAATGATGACAGCCGTATACGTGCAGCTATTCCGACCATTGATTACCTGCTGGACCACCAGGCCAAAGTTATTTTATGCAGCCACCTGGGAAGACCAGACGGCGAGGTAGTAGAAAGTATGCGTCTTGCCCCGGTAGCAAAACGCCTGTCCGAGATACTCAGGCAAGAAGTATTTACAGTTTCTGATTGTATCGGAGACGAAGTAATTGCCAAGGTTAACTCTCTGGAAGACAGCCAGGTGCTGCTGCTGGAAAACTTGCGTTTCCACCCGGAAGAAGAAGCTAACGACCCGGTATTTGCCAAAAAACTGGCAAATCTGGCTGATATATATGTGGACGATGCTTTTGGTACTGCCCACCGCAAACATGCCTCTATTGTAGGCGTAGCCAAATATCTGCCGGCAGTGGCTGGGCTTCTCCTTGAAAAGGAGCTTCACGCTCTGGGAAAGGTACTGGAACACCCGCCCCGACCGTTTATGATACTTCTTGGCGGCGCCAAGGTAAGTGACAAGGTGGGCATGCTGGAAAACGTCATGGACAAAGTGGATACTATTCTTATTGGCGGAGGAATGGCAGCCACTTTTCTGAAGGCTCAAGGGCTGGAGATAGGTGATTCACTCATTGATGACAGCCTTGATACCGCAAAAATGCTAATTGATAAAGCAAAGTCAAAAAATGTTAAGATTATCCTGCCGGATGATGTGCTGGTCACATTTGATAAAATAGGTCCTGAGGCCAAGGCAGAAAATGTGAGTGTTGAGAATATACCTCATACTGCCAAAATTGTAGATATCGGCCTTCTTACCATTACCCATTTCACCAAACACCTTGAGAAGTGCAAGACCGTCTTTTGGAATGGTCCGATGGGGATTTATGAGATACCTCAATTTTCAGAGGGCACACGGGCAATGGTCAATACCATGACCCGTCTCCATGGCACTACCATTATTGGTGGCGGTTCTACTGCTGAGATTGTGACCGAACTGAATATTGCCAGCAAGATGAGTTTTGTATCTACCGGAGGCGGAGCTTCACTCAAATTTCTTAGCGGTGAAAAATTGCCTGGCGTAGAGGTGCTTGCAAAGAAAAATGAATAA
- the dxs gene encoding 1-deoxy-D-xylulose-5-phosphate synthase, translating to MSKLLDTINSPSDLKKLTLDELNELAVQIREELVNRVTLNGGHLASSLGVVELTIALHRVFESPKDKIIWDVGHQSYAHKLLTGRREQFATLRQHGGISGFTCRDESPHDPFGAGHASTSISAGLGMAVARDLAKADYSVISVIGDGAISGGMSFEAINNAGHLHTKFIVILNDNGMAISPSTGALSKFLNNVRFDPRFEFAKRGAKQTITNMPFGKAVWAFTKSIKHKFEKSMLPGSLWEELGFIYLGPVDGHNIRELEAALKRAKDFESQPVLIHMITQKGKGYDDAEADAVKYHGISPKSGGLKSGHGQSYSQVFGQTLHKIMSDNPQVVAITAAMTDGCGLGEVAADFPDRVFDVGICEQHAVTFAAGMATQGYIPVVVIYSTFLQRSFDQIIHDVCLQKLPVVFAIDRGGIVGDDGKTHQGIFDLSFMSLIPDMIVAAPSDENDLQHLLYTAVNSGKPFAIRYPRGFGEGVEMENGLHNIPIGQNEVLSTGSEIAILATGKSVAFSREALEILAESSIKPTLVNNRYISPLDKELVIKIARNHKYLITVEENVISGGLGSRINTILAEAGLVNSIKVANIAIPDKFVEHGNQSLLRAKYGLDGKGIAQKILSMVDNPGEIKHQQILCP from the coding sequence ATGTCAAAACTGCTAGACACAATAAATAGTCCCTCAGACCTGAAAAAACTTACTCTGGACGAACTAAATGAGCTGGCTGTCCAAATCCGTGAAGAGCTCGTAAACCGGGTGACTTTAAACGGGGGACATTTAGCCTCAAGCTTAGGCGTCGTTGAGCTTACTATTGCGTTGCATCGCGTTTTTGAAAGTCCCAAAGATAAAATAATATGGGACGTGGGACATCAGTCATATGCCCACAAACTCTTGACCGGCCGCCGCGAACAGTTTGCCACACTCCGCCAGCATGGGGGGATATCCGGCTTTACCTGCCGGGATGAAAGCCCGCATGACCCGTTTGGAGCAGGCCACGCCAGCACCTCCATCTCTGCCGGGCTGGGCATGGCTGTAGCCCGTGATTTGGCTAAAGCAGATTATAGCGTCATTTCAGTAATCGGAGATGGAGCTATTTCCGGCGGCATGTCCTTTGAAGCTATCAACAATGCCGGACACTTGCACACCAAGTTTATAGTCATTCTTAATGACAACGGCATGGCTATATCTCCCTCCACAGGGGCTTTATCTAAATTTTTAAATAATGTCCGCTTTGACCCGCGGTTTGAATTCGCCAAGCGGGGTGCTAAACAGACTATAACCAATATGCCTTTCGGCAAGGCTGTTTGGGCTTTTACCAAAAGCATTAAACACAAATTTGAAAAATCCATGCTTCCGGGCAGTCTTTGGGAAGAACTGGGATTTATATACCTTGGGCCGGTAGATGGCCATAATATCCGCGAACTTGAGGCAGCACTTAAACGCGCCAAAGATTTTGAATCCCAGCCAGTACTTATCCACATGATTACCCAAAAAGGCAAAGGCTACGATGATGCTGAAGCTGATGCCGTAAAATACCACGGTATTTCACCCAAATCAGGCGGGCTGAAAAGCGGCCACGGGCAGTCGTATAGCCAGGTGTTCGGTCAGACATTACATAAAATCATGTCTGACAACCCTCAAGTAGTGGCTATCACTGCCGCCATGACTGATGGCTGCGGATTGGGTGAAGTTGCTGCAGACTTTCCTGATAGGGTATTTGATGTGGGCATTTGCGAGCAGCATGCCGTCACTTTTGCAGCCGGAATGGCTACCCAAGGTTACATACCGGTCGTAGTTATCTATTCTACTTTCCTCCAGCGCAGTTTTGATCAGATAATACATGATGTCTGTTTACAAAAACTTCCGGTAGTCTTTGCGATTGATAGGGGAGGTATTGTGGGTGATGATGGAAAAACCCATCAGGGTATTTTTGATTTATCTTTCATGTCTTTGATACCGGATATGATAGTAGCCGCTCCATCTGATGAAAATGATCTACAACACCTGCTATATACTGCTGTAAATTCAGGCAAACCATTTGCCATCCGCTACCCCAGAGGATTCGGCGAAGGGGTTGAAATGGAAAATGGTTTACATAATATTCCAATAGGTCAAAATGAAGTTCTGTCCACCGGTAGTGAAATAGCCATTCTCGCAACCGGTAAGAGCGTCGCATTTTCCAGAGAAGCCTTGGAAATACTGGCCGAAAGCAGTATCAAGCCCACACTGGTAAACAACCGATATATAAGCCCCCTTGATAAGGAGCTGGTTATAAAAATAGCCAGAAACCATAAATACCTTATTACTGTTGAAGAAAATGTAATATCCGGAGGCCTGGGGAGCCGAATAAACACTATCCTTGCAGAGGCTGGGTTGGTTAATAGTATCAAGGTTGCCAATATTGCCATACCTGATAAATTTGTGGAACACGGTAATCAAAGCCTGCTTCGTGCCAAATACGGATTGGACGGGAAAGGCATAGCCCAAAAGATATTATCCATGGTAGACAATCCCGGTGAAATAAAGCACCAGCAGATACTTTGCCCATAG